A region of the Campylobacter showae CSUNSWCD genome:
AGCGCGAAGTACGAGTGATTGGTAAGACAAGCGATATAAAGGTGTTTGAGGGTACTTTTCAGGTCGTGATTTTGGATGATCATATTTTTAAAATTTACAAAACCAGTTTACAAAGGCAAGCAGCTCAAAGGAAAAACGAAGAAAAGCGTAGGGAAGAGGCAAGGCAAAACGCATAAGCTAAGTCAAATTTGAAAGTATTTTAGGCGGTGCGGTAAAATTTTTGCGCCGCCTTTGTTTTTAAATTTGATTTTTTGCCGTCCTTTTTGGCGACATTTGGGCTAAGTCTGCATAAATAATGCTAAGTTCTCACCTTTAAATTTGTTTTTTGTATGGCTTAACTACTTAAATTTGTAGCGGCTACTTTTAGTTTCTAACAATAAAAGCTAAAATTTACCTTGTTAAATCTTGTCTATTTTCTAGCATGTGTATCCAAAAGTCGAGGTTTGCATGTTCGGCTTTTAGCGTCGTTTTGTCGCCGTGACCTGGATACAATATAAAATCTCCTTGCAAATTTTTACATTTTAGCAAGCTTTGGCGCATATCCTCGGCGTTTGAAAACGGAAAATCATAACGCCCGATCGAGCCTCTAAATAAAAAATCTCCGCTAAAGATAACGTTGTCCACGCGTACCATACAGCATCCTGGCGTATGTCCAGGAAAGTGCATAAACTCGATCTCAAAGTCCTCTATGTTAAATTTAACGTCCTCAAATTTCGCTCCGCCGACGCAAATCGCGTCGTACATCGGCTGCTGACCCGCATCCCAAAGATCGTCATGAAGCATGAAATTATCGTCTTTGTGGATGTAAACCGGAACATTAAAAAAATTTTTTAAGCTAACATTGTCAAGAACGTGATCGAAATGCCCGTGAGTGTTTAAAATAGTGAGTGGCGCGTGTGAATTTTTTACGACAAAGTCATATGAATCTTGACCTGGATCAAT
Encoded here:
- a CDS encoding MBL fold metallo-hydrolase gives rise to the protein IDPGQDSYDFVVKNSHAPLTILNTHGHFDHVLDNVSLKNFFNVPVYIHKDDNFMLHDDLWDAGQQPMYDAICVGGAKFEDVKFNIEDFEIEFMHFPGHTPGCCMVRVDNVIFSGDFLFRGSIGRYDFPFSNAEDMRQSLLKCKNLQGDFILYPGHGDKTTLKAEHANLDFWIHMLENRQDLTR